TCCACCAGTTGCCGCACGGCATCGACGCGAATCGCTTTGCCCTCTTCCTCCGGTTCCAGCAATAGCAGATCAGGATGGCTTCCCGCCTCGCGCAACAGGCAGGCACGGCAATGACCACAGGCCATTGCATGTTCCGGAGTATCGCAAAGCAGAAAAGCCGCAAACGCATTGGCAAAGCGCCGCTTGCCAACGCCAGGCAGGCCGCTGAACAGATAGGCATGCGCATGCTGAGTCTGACTGGTCAGGCTGCTCCAGATCGGCGCGTGCCAGGGGCAGACAACCTCAAGCATGCCAGCGCTCCAGCACTTCATTGATCACCGGCTGCATGGCAGCGGCCACCTGTTGCAGATCGCCGGAGGCATCAATTACCCGGTAACGCTGCGGTTCGGCAGCGGCACGCGACAGATAGGTATTGCGTACCGCTACAAAAAAGGACTGCTCTTCAACCTCGAACCGATCCAGTTCACTGCGCGCCCGAGCCCGCGCCATGCCAACCTCAACCGGCACATCGAAGATAACCGTGATATCAGGGCGCAGTTCACCCTGCACCCAGGTTTCCAGACTGGCAATACGTTCTACCGGTATTCCCCGCCCGCCGCCCTGATAGGCATAGGTCGCGTCGGTAAAGCGATCACTGATAACCACCCGCCCCGCGTCCAATGCGGGCTTTATCAGAGCATGTAGATGTTGCGCGCGCGCCGCGAACATCAACAACAGTTCGGCATCGGAGCACATACGTTCTTCATGATGGCTGAGCAACACATCACGAATCCGCTCAGCGACCGGCGTGCCACCGGGCTCGCGAGTCAACAGCGGCTGGCAACCGGCAGCGCTCAAGGCCTGGGCGAAGACCTGCAAATTAGTCGACTTGCCAGCCCCTTCCGGGCCTTCAAAGGTGATAAAGAGTCCGCTCACTGCTCGGCTTCCTCGGTCTGGTCTGCCGGAGCAGGACTGGATCGGTAATCGGCAGCACGCTGTTCAATCTGAAAACGACGTACCGCCTGATTGTGTTCCTGCAGACTGTTTGAAAACACGTGACTGCCATCCCCCTTGGCGACGAAGTAAAGGCTCGAGCCTTTCTTTGGCGTCACCGCGGCAATCAAGGCTTCACGTCCGGGCATGGCGATCGGCGTCGGCGGCAGACCATCTATCGTATAGGTGTTGTAGGCGGTGGGTTCGCGCAGATGGCGCAGACGAATACGACCCTCGTAGTCATCGCCCATGCCGTAGATGACGGTTGGATCGGTTTGCAAGCGCATGCCGATCTGCAACCGGCGAGTAAAGACACCGGCGATTTCATCGCGCTCATGAGGCACCCCGGTCTCCCGCTCGATAATCGATGCCAGGATCAAGGCTTCGTAGGGCGTTTTGATCGGCAGGTTCTCAGCACGCGAGGCCCAGGCTTCTTCGAGCACGTGTTGCATACGCTCGTAGGCCCTGAGCAGAATATCCCGGTCACTCATGCCGAAGGTGTACTGGTAGGTATCGGGAAAGAACTGACCCTCGGCATGCACGCCTTTCAGGCCCAGTTCGTCCATGACCTTTTCCATCGACCAGTCCGGATCTAGCGTCTGCTGCAGGCGCTCGGCGCGGGATAACTGATCGCGCACCTGCTTGAACGTCCACCCTTCCACCAGGGTTACGCTGCGCTGCAGCACCTCGGCATTCGCCAGCCGCTGGAGCAGATCTTCCGCGGTCATGCCCGGCTCCATGACGTACTCGCCGACCTGCAGAACTGCGTCGGGTTTCTGCCATTGCCAGTAGCGGCGGAGCCACTCGGAACTGTGCAGGATCCCGTCCTGCTCCAGTCGCGAGAAGATCCGCGCCGGGCTGCTGCCGGAGGGCACATCCAGGTTCTGCACCAGCTCAACCTGCAGAGGCTGGTCCAGCGCCGACTGCAGGGTGAAGTATCCCCACAGGGCTAAACCACCAACAAGAAATAGTGTTAAAACAAAGAGTAATCGGAACAACCTAAGGATCGACTTCACTTTATTACCTGCTCCGCCAATGCTTGGGCGTATCTGGAATGGGGGCCAACCGGCCATTGATGCCGGTCTAGCGCAATGATTGGCCACACACCAAAAAGACTGTTGCAACAGAATAACTCTGAGGCATTTAACAACGCGGAGTGTTGCAGCTCTACTTCTTCTACCTGCTCGCCTTGGGCGCGCATTTCGTTCATCAGGTACTCGCGCATCACTCCGCTTACTCCACACTGAGCGAGAGAGGGTGTCAGCCAGATACCGTCCTGCCGGGCAAATAGATTGCTCATGGTGCATTCAACCACCAGGCCCTGAATATCACATACCAGGCCCTCGGCATATTGCGGGTCATTCCATTCACTGCGCGCCAACACCTGCTCCAGTCGGTTGAGGTGTTTGATGCCAGCCAACAATGGCTGGTGGGCCAACCGGGTGGCGCAGGAAAACAGGCGGATACCGTCTCTGGCATGTGCTTCAGGGTAAGTGGCCGGAGGAAAGCACTGCTGAATGCGTACTGTCCGGGCATCGGCGGGAATGGCATAACCACGCTGCCCACTGCCACGAGTCAGGGTCAGCTTGATCACCCCCGCGCCCATGCGCACAGCCAGATCCCGCCATTCTTCGGCGATCAGCTCAATGTCAGCCTGTAGTCGCAGCGCCTGAATACCGCGCTGCAGGCGGGCAAGATGATAATCGATAAGGGCGATGCTGCCTTGGCTGACCCGCAGGGTTTCAAACAGGCCATCGCCGTAATTCAAACCACGATCCGTCACCCGGACCTGATTGGCCGGCTGGCCGTCAATCAGGCACTCGGGCACAGCGTTACTGGTCATACCCATCAGATACGACGGAATACCAGACTGCCGTTGGTACCACCGAAGCCAAAGGAGTTGGACACAGTAAACTCCAGACTTCTTGCCTGCGCCTCATGCGCAACATAGTCCAGATCGCAGTCAGTGTCGGGGTTATCCAGATTGATGGTCGGCGGCGCAACCTGATCGCGCAGAGCCAACACGCTGAAAATTGCTTCGACTGCCCCGGCCGCACCGAGCAGGTGCCCGGTCATGGACTTGGTAGAGCTGATCGCCAGCTTGGCGGCATGCTCACCAAATACGCTTTTGACCGCGCGGGTCTCGGCCAGGTCGCCAGCAGAGGTGGACGTGCCATGGGCATTGATGTAGCCCACTTGGTCGGCATTCAGCCCCGCGTCATTCAGTGCGTTCTGCATACACTTGGCCCCACCGCGACCATCTTCCGGCGGTGCGGTCATGTGGTAAGCATCCCCACTCATGCCAAAACCAATCAGCTCGGCATAGATGGTCGCACCCCGCGCTTTGGCGTGTTCGTACTCCTCCAGCACCATGGCGCCGGAGCCGTCGGACAGCACAAAACCATCCCGGTCCTTGTCCCAGGGGCGACTGGCAGCTTGAGGATCGTCATTGCGGGTCGAGAGCGCGCGTGCCGCGCTGAAGCCGCCCAGACCAAGACCGCTGGTAGCCATTTCCGAGCCGCCGGTGACCATTACGTCGGCTTCGCCATAGGCAATATTGCGCGCTGCCATGCCGATGCTGTGCGTACCGGTGGTGCAGGCGGTGGTCAAAGCGTAATTGGGGCCTTGCAAACCATATTGAATCGAGAAATACCCGGCCACCATGTTGATGATGGACCCCGGGACAAAAAATGGGGAAATGCGCCGCGGACCACTGTTAAGCAATAACTCGTGGTTTTTTTCAATATTGGTCAGGCCGCCAATACCGGAGCCCATGGAAACCCCAATGCGATCACGATTGGCATCTGTAACCTCCAGACCCGAATCGGTTAGCGCCTGCATACAAGCGGCAATACCGTACTGAATGAACAGATCAAGTTTGCGCGCTTCTTTCGCAGCCATGTATGGCTCGATGTCGAAGTTGCGGATGGAGCCGCCGAAGCGTGTGCCGAAGGCACTGACATCCATATGCTCTATCGGGCCGATACCGCTTTTGCCCGCCAGGGCTGCCTGCCAACTGCTGTCGACCGTATTACCGAGGGGGGTCAACATACCCAAGCCAGTTACCACGACGCGTCTGCGCGACACAGGATGCTCCTTATTCAACTCTTCGGGACGATACAAAACCGGGTATTAAAGCCATCCGGCTTGCGTCAGTCGGGTATTGTCCGCATAAAGCAGCTACTCGGCAATATAAGCCGTTCAGATTGCCGGGCCCACGCACACTTTCGATACACAAAAAAGCCGCAGATCCCGAAAGATCTGCGGCTTTTTCAGTACAGTCAACTAACCGCGTGATTACTTCTGGTGAGAATTCACGTAGTCGATAGCTTCCTGAACGGTGGTGATTTTCTCGGCATCTTCATCCGGAATCTCGGTCTCGAATTCTTCTTCGAGAGCCATGACCAGCTCAACGGTATCAAGCGAGTCAGCGCCAAGGTCTTCAACAAAAGAAGCACTGTTGGTCACTTCTTCTTCTTTGACGCCGAGCTGCTCGGCAACGATTTTCTTGACGCGTTCTTCGATGGTACTCATACCTTGTTCTCACTCCTGGTTGCAGTTCCGGGAAGCCGGACTGCGGGTAGTTTATAGAAACAATTTGCGTCATTTCAAGCACGAATCGTTTCTATCTCAAAGAGGTCAAGGCCACCGGGCCTTCACCGCGTAAAAATTCTTCCCTCCTTTTGAGCCAATAAGCCCATTCCAGAGAGATACAGCTTAGCTCATAAACATCCCGCCATTCACCGGAATGATAGCACCGGTGATGTACCCAGCGGAGTCGCCGGCCAGAAATTCGACCACTGCGGCGATTTCGTCTGCCTGTCCGAGGCGACCAAGCGGAATCTGCTCCAGCATTGCAGAGCGCTGGCCTTCATTCAAGGCTTTGGTCATATCAGTA
This genomic stretch from Halopseudomonas pelagia harbors:
- the mltG gene encoding endolytic transglycosylase MltG, giving the protein MKSILRLFRLLFVLTLFLVGGLALWGYFTLQSALDQPLQVELVQNLDVPSGSSPARIFSRLEQDGILHSSEWLRRYWQWQKPDAVLQVGEYVMEPGMTAEDLLQRLANAEVLQRSVTLVEGWTFKQVRDQLSRAERLQQTLDPDWSMEKVMDELGLKGVHAEGQFFPDTYQYTFGMSDRDILLRAYERMQHVLEEAWASRAENLPIKTPYEALILASIIERETGVPHERDEIAGVFTRRLQIGMRLQTDPTVIYGMGDDYEGRIRLRHLREPTAYNTYTIDGLPPTPIAMPGREALIAAVTPKKGSSLYFVAKGDGSHVFSNSLQEHNQAVRRFQIEQRAADYRSSPAPADQTEEAEQ
- the pabC gene encoding aminodeoxychorismate lyase, which translates into the protein MTSNAVPECLIDGQPANQVRVTDRGLNYGDGLFETLRVSQGSIALIDYHLARLQRGIQALRLQADIELIAEEWRDLAVRMGAGVIKLTLTRGSGQRGYAIPADARTVRIQQCFPPATYPEAHARDGIRLFSCATRLAHQPLLAGIKHLNRLEQVLARSEWNDPQYAEGLVCDIQGLVVECTMSNLFARQDGIWLTPSLAQCGVSGVMREYLMNEMRAQGEQVEEVELQHSALLNASELFCCNSLFGVWPIIALDRHQWPVGPHSRYAQALAEQVIK
- the acpP gene encoding acyl carrier protein; translated protein: MSTIEERVKKIVAEQLGVKEEEVTNSASFVEDLGADSLDTVELVMALEEEFETEIPDEDAEKITTVQEAIDYVNSHQK
- the tmk gene encoding dTMP kinase, which produces MSGLFITFEGPEGAGKSTNLQVFAQALSAAGCQPLLTREPGGTPVAERIRDVLLSHHEERMCSDAELLLMFAARAQHLHALIKPALDAGRVVISDRFTDATYAYQGGGRGIPVERIASLETWVQGELRPDITVIFDVPVEVGMARARARSELDRFEVEEQSFFVAVRNTYLSRAAAEPQRYRVIDASGDLQQVAAAMQPVINEVLERWHA
- the fabF gene encoding beta-ketoacyl-ACP synthase II; the protein is MSRRRVVVTGLGMLTPLGNTVDSSWQAALAGKSGIGPIEHMDVSAFGTRFGGSIRNFDIEPYMAAKEARKLDLFIQYGIAACMQALTDSGLEVTDANRDRIGVSMGSGIGGLTNIEKNHELLLNSGPRRISPFFVPGSIINMVAGYFSIQYGLQGPNYALTTACTTGTHSIGMAARNIAYGEADVMVTGGSEMATSGLGLGGFSAARALSTRNDDPQAASRPWDKDRDGFVLSDGSGAMVLEEYEHAKARGATIYAELIGFGMSGDAYHMTAPPEDGRGGAKCMQNALNDAGLNADQVGYINAHGTSTSAGDLAETRAVKSVFGEHAAKLAISSTKSMTGHLLGAAGAVEAIFSVLALRDQVAPPTINLDNPDTDCDLDYVAHEAQARSLEFTVSNSFGFGGTNGSLVFRRI